The Noviherbaspirillum saxi genome includes a window with the following:
- a CDS encoding TRAP transporter large permease, with protein MSLILVIGACALLAIGMPVAFALGLATSIAVLAVGKFPMIVVLKETFTGIDSFPLMAVPFFILAAELMSGGSLTMVLLRFASQFVGHKRGGLGYTNIASLTFFSGISGSALADAAGPGSMMIKMMDKAGYDRAYSGALTASTAIVGPIIPPSIIMIIYGLQDERVSIGALFVAGFVPGILIAIAMSVVNWHISNKRNYRGDGAFPPWNEVWRNTLQAVPALMLPVLILGGMRAGWFTPTEASVVAVFYALICGKFMYRTLEWKALPHILIRSALLTASVLIIIGFSAAFAWVLTVERIPYTMGEWIAQLQLSPWMLLVAINILLLVFGIFIEPLPGVMVLVPILAPVTAAAGIDPIHFAMIVIFNLTLGMITPPVGGLLFVTSNVAKIPLADLTRELKPFLMAHGVVLMLLTFIPSLSTGLPNLLGFK; from the coding sequence ATGAGTCTAATTCTCGTCATCGGCGCTTGCGCGCTGCTGGCCATCGGCATGCCGGTCGCCTTTGCCCTTGGTCTTGCCACTAGTATCGCGGTGCTGGCCGTCGGCAAGTTCCCCATGATCGTGGTACTGAAGGAAACCTTCACCGGCATCGACAGCTTTCCGCTGATGGCGGTCCCGTTCTTCATCCTCGCCGCCGAACTGATGAGCGGAGGGTCACTGACGATGGTCCTTCTGCGTTTCGCTTCGCAGTTCGTCGGACACAAACGCGGCGGCCTCGGTTACACCAACATCGCATCGCTGACTTTTTTCTCGGGCATCTCCGGTTCCGCGCTCGCCGATGCGGCGGGCCCGGGATCGATGATGATCAAGATGATGGACAAGGCCGGTTACGACCGTGCCTACTCAGGCGCACTGACCGCCTCAACGGCGATTGTCGGCCCCATCATCCCGCCATCGATCATCATGATCATCTATGGACTGCAGGATGAGCGGGTATCGATCGGCGCCCTGTTCGTCGCCGGCTTCGTTCCCGGCATCCTGATCGCCATCGCGATGTCAGTGGTTAACTGGCACATATCAAACAAGCGCAATTATCGCGGCGACGGCGCATTTCCTCCCTGGAATGAAGTCTGGCGCAATACCCTTCAGGCAGTGCCGGCGCTGATGCTGCCGGTATTGATCCTGGGCGGCATGCGTGCCGGTTGGTTCACGCCGACGGAAGCTTCCGTCGTCGCGGTGTTCTACGCCCTCATTTGCGGCAAGTTTATGTATCGTACGCTGGAATGGAAGGCATTGCCGCACATCCTGATCCGTTCCGCCTTGCTGACTGCATCAGTGCTGATCATCATCGGCTTCTCCGCGGCCTTTGCCTGGGTTCTTACCGTCGAGCGCATTCCTTACACGATGGGAGAATGGATTGCCCAGCTGCAGTTGTCGCCATGGATGCTGCTGGTCGCGATCAACATCCTGCTGCTCGTCTTCGGCATTTTTATCGAACCGCTGCCGGGCGTCATGGTGCTGGTGCCGATTCTTGCGCCGGTCACGGCGGCGGCAGGCATCGATCCCATCCACTTTGCGATGATCGTTATCTTCAACTTGACCCTTGGCATGATCACGCCTCCGGTGGGTGGATTGCTGTTCGTCACCTCCAATGTGGCCAAGATCCCGCTTGCGGACCTGACGCGCGAACTCAAGCCATTCTTGATGGCCCACGGCGTAGTGCTGATGCTGCTCACTTTTATTCCGTCGCTGTCGACAGGCTTGCCTAATTTGCTCGGTTTTAAATGA
- a CDS encoding TRAP transporter small permease produces MNKFEQVFIAINRWILIFLLAAMSIIVFTNVVMRYVTDASIPWSEEVSRHMMIWLTFIGGGLVLRSGGHIAVDNLQDALPTTGARAMRGVVFALLVAFLLLLVYHGWDYAQRTMVQTTAATEIPFGYIYLAMPIGAALMLMHLILIAREWLLHREFIADEDFDATSSASL; encoded by the coding sequence ATGAACAAATTTGAACAAGTGTTCATTGCGATCAACCGCTGGATCTTGATCTTTCTGCTCGCGGCCATGTCGATCATTGTCTTTACCAACGTCGTCATGCGCTATGTGACGGATGCCTCGATTCCATGGTCGGAAGAGGTATCGCGCCACATGATGATCTGGCTGACATTCATCGGCGGCGGACTGGTGCTGCGCAGCGGCGGCCATATCGCCGTCGACAATCTGCAGGATGCCCTGCCGACCACCGGCGCGCGCGCGATGCGCGGCGTAGTGTTCGCCTTGCTGGTCGCTTTCCTGCTGCTTCTGGTTTATCACGGCTGGGACTATGCGCAACGCACCATGGTACAGACGACCGCAGCCACCGAAATTCCGTTCGGCTACATCTATCTCGCCATGCCGATCGGCGCCGCGCTCATGCTGATGCATTTGATACTGATCGCGCGTGAATGGCTGCTGCACCGCGAATTCATCGCGGACGAAGACTTCGACGCCACCTCGAGCGCATCGCTGTAG
- a CDS encoding TRAP transporter substrate-binding protein: protein MKTIRLNAVALAVSALALGFASSAASAQTVMRISVSTAQNSHQGVAIDTLAKEVEKRTNGRYKIQAFYGGALGAEREATEAVQLGTQELTWTSTGPIPNFVPEVKIFDVPFLFRDYAHARAVLDGSIGQDMLKKFESKGFKALAWGENGFRHMTNNKRSVINPEDLRGLKLRTMENPVHIQAYKGFGIIPTPMAFTEVFSAMQQGTVDGQENPLSVITANKFEQVQKHLTLTGHVYSPGVFLMNKGVFDKLSATDKQAFLDAAKVAAQANRDRVDQDEKTAVNDLRSKGMQVVDKVDKAKYQAALTPVFAEFEKQFGKANLDKIRENK from the coding sequence ATGAAAACTATCCGTCTGAACGCTGTCGCCCTTGCCGTATCCGCACTGGCACTTGGCTTCGCATCCTCCGCCGCCTCAGCGCAAACCGTGATGCGCATCAGCGTTTCCACTGCCCAGAATTCTCACCAGGGTGTGGCCATCGACACCTTGGCCAAGGAAGTCGAGAAGCGTACCAACGGCCGCTACAAGATCCAGGCCTTCTACGGCGGCGCGCTGGGTGCGGAACGCGAGGCGACCGAAGCCGTGCAGCTCGGCACCCAGGAACTCACCTGGACGTCGACCGGTCCGATTCCCAACTTCGTGCCGGAAGTGAAGATCTTCGACGTACCATTCCTGTTTCGCGACTACGCGCATGCACGCGCAGTGCTGGACGGCTCGATCGGACAGGATATGCTGAAAAAGTTTGAGAGCAAGGGTTTCAAGGCGCTGGCGTGGGGAGAGAACGGATTCCGTCACATGACCAACAACAAGCGTTCGGTGATCAATCCGGAAGACTTGCGCGGCCTGAAGTTGCGCACCATGGAAAACCCGGTCCATATCCAGGCTTACAAAGGCTTCGGCATCATTCCGACTCCGATGGCCTTTACCGAAGTATTTTCAGCGATGCAGCAGGGCACCGTCGACGGCCAGGAAAACCCGCTGTCGGTCATCACCGCCAACAAGTTCGAACAGGTCCAGAAGCACCTGACGCTGACCGGCCATGTCTATTCGCCTGGCGTCTTCCTGATGAACAAGGGCGTGTTCGACAAGCTGTCCGCAACTGACAAGCAAGCCTTCCTGGACGCCGCCAAGGTTGCCGCCCAGGCCAACCGCGACCGCGTCGATCAGGATGAAAAGACCGCCGTCAACGATCTGCGCAGCAAGGGCATGCAGGTGGTCGACAAGGTTGACAAGGCAAAGTATCAGGCGGCGCTGACGCCGGTTTTCGCTGAATTCGAAAAGCAGTTCGGCAAGGCTAACCTGGACAAGATTCGGGAAAACAAATAA
- the otnI gene encoding 2-oxo-tetronate isomerase, whose amino-acid sequence MPKFAANLTMMFNEVPFLQRFAAAAEAGFTAVEFLFPYEHTPEEVAAALKDNGLQNVLFNMPPGDWAAGERGIASLPGREAEFREGVAKALTYAKALATPRLHVMAGLLPEGGDHAVARATFISNLRYACAEAAKHGITILMEPINTRDIPGYFLNTQAEAHAIREEIGVVNLKVQMDFYHVQIVEGDIAMKVRHYLPHIGHIQIAGVPERNEPDTGEINYPYLFRLLDELHYSGWLGCEYRPAKGTVDGLGWFKQYASQAGKTINREA is encoded by the coding sequence GTGCCGAAATTCGCCGCCAATCTAACGATGATGTTCAATGAAGTGCCTTTCCTGCAGCGCTTTGCCGCCGCGGCCGAGGCCGGCTTTACTGCCGTGGAGTTCCTGTTCCCATACGAGCATACGCCGGAAGAAGTCGCGGCCGCGCTCAAGGACAACGGCTTGCAAAACGTGCTCTTCAACATGCCCCCCGGTGACTGGGCTGCAGGGGAACGCGGTATCGCCTCCCTGCCCGGCCGCGAGGCGGAATTCCGCGAAGGCGTGGCCAAGGCGCTGACTTACGCCAAGGCATTGGCCACGCCGCGTCTGCATGTGATGGCCGGCCTGCTTCCTGAAGGCGGTGACCATGCCGTTGCGCGCGCCACCTTTATTTCCAATCTGCGCTATGCCTGCGCCGAAGCGGCGAAGCATGGCATCACGATCCTGATGGAGCCGATCAATACGCGCGACATTCCCGGATACTTCCTGAACACCCAGGCCGAGGCACATGCGATCCGCGAAGAGATCGGCGTCGTCAATCTGAAAGTGCAGATGGACTTCTATCATGTGCAGATCGTCGAAGGCGATATCGCGATGAAGGTAAGGCATTATCTGCCCCATATCGGCCATATCCAGATTGCCGGCGTACCGGAACGCAACGAGCCCGATACCGGCGAGATCAATTACCCCTACCTGTTCCGGCTGCTTGACGAACTCCATTATTCCGGCTGGCTAGGCTGCGAATACCGTCCTGCCAAGGGCACGGTAGATGGATTGGGTTGGTTCAAGCAGTATGCCAGCCAGGCCGGCAAGACGATCAACCGGGAAGCATAG
- the otnC gene encoding 3-oxo-tetronate 4-phosphate decarboxylase has product MNESMLREHICECGKSLYDRGLATGSSGNISVRLDDGWLLTPTNASLGHLDPAKLSKLDWQGNLISGDPASKEAFLHRAMYEERSGAGAIVHLHSTHSAAVSCMSGLDACDCIPALTAYFVMKIGKLPLIPYHRPGDPGLGNAIRGLAAKHNAVLLANHGPVVSGKNLEAALYATEELEETAKLFLLLRGHNPRALNDEQIEELRQVFKLDQT; this is encoded by the coding sequence ATGAACGAATCCATGCTGCGCGAGCATATCTGCGAATGCGGCAAGTCGCTGTACGACCGTGGCTTGGCCACCGGCAGCAGCGGCAACATCAGTGTTCGCCTCGATGATGGCTGGCTGCTCACGCCAACCAATGCCTCGCTCGGCCATCTCGATCCGGCGAAACTGTCGAAGCTTGACTGGCAGGGCAACCTGATCTCGGGCGACCCCGCTTCCAAGGAAGCCTTCCTGCACCGCGCAATGTATGAAGAGCGCAGCGGCGCTGGCGCCATCGTCCATCTGCACTCCACGCATTCGGCAGCGGTGTCTTGCATGTCGGGGCTGGATGCCTGCGATTGCATCCCGGCGCTGACCGCCTACTTCGTCATGAAGATCGGCAAGCTGCCGCTGATTCCTTATCACCGTCCCGGCGATCCCGGACTGGGCAACGCGATCCGTGGTCTCGCGGCAAAGCATAACGCTGTACTGCTCGCCAACCATGGACCGGTGGTATCCGGCAAGAACCTCGAAGCGGCGCTGTATGCGACGGAAGAACTGGAAGAAACGGCCAAGTTGTTCCTGCTCCTGCGCGGCCACAATCCTCGCGCGCTCAATGATGAGCAGATCGAGGAATTGCGGCAGGTTTTCAAGCTGGACCAGACGTGA
- the otnK gene encoding 3-oxo-tetronate kinase: MTLLLGCIADDFTGATDLAGMLVRAGMRTVQMIGVPVGPPPQDVDAIVIALKSRTTLPQEAVQESLSALSWLHDAGCRQFYFKYCSTFDSTDQGNIGPVTDALMNALGTDFTIACPAFPENKRTVFKGYLFVGDELLSESGMRNHPLTPMTDPNLMRVLQRQTSRKVGLIDHDVVARGGAAITARIASMKSEGVQIAIVDAVSNDDLMCIGEALADLPLVTAGSGIALGLPQNFRRAGLLDDGAVADKLDVPQGARAVISGSCSVATNAQVAHFIASGRPGFAIDPLRLADGEDLIGKALAWAEPRLANADGPPLIYATAAPEAVKTVQARLGVERAGHLVEEALAAIACGLVERGVRQMLVAGGETSGAVVKALGVTGLHIGPQIDPGVPWTTTLGGKPLALALKSGNFGSVDFFTKAWSVLQ, translated from the coding sequence ATGACCTTATTACTTGGATGTATCGCTGACGACTTTACCGGCGCAACCGATCTGGCCGGCATGCTGGTGCGCGCCGGCATGCGCACCGTGCAAATGATCGGTGTGCCGGTCGGTCCACCGCCGCAGGACGTCGATGCCATCGTGATCGCATTGAAATCCCGCACCACGCTGCCGCAGGAAGCCGTGCAGGAATCGCTGTCCGCGCTGAGCTGGCTGCATGACGCGGGCTGCCGCCAGTTCTATTTCAAATACTGTTCCACTTTTGATTCCACCGATCAGGGCAATATCGGACCGGTCACGGATGCATTGATGAATGCGCTCGGCACCGACTTCACGATCGCCTGCCCGGCTTTTCCCGAAAACAAGCGCACCGTATTCAAGGGCTATCTGTTCGTCGGCGACGAACTGCTAAGCGAAAGCGGCATGCGCAACCATCCGCTCACACCGATGACCGACCCCAATCTGATGCGAGTACTGCAGCGGCAGACTTCGCGCAAGGTTGGCCTGATCGACCATGACGTCGTCGCACGCGGCGGCGCTGCCATCACGGCGCGCATCGCTTCCATGAAGAGTGAAGGCGTCCAGATCGCCATTGTCGACGCCGTCTCGAACGACGACCTGATGTGCATCGGCGAAGCATTGGCAGACCTACCGCTGGTGACGGCCGGCTCTGGCATCGCGCTCGGCCTGCCGCAGAATTTCCGCAGGGCGGGCTTGCTCGACGACGGCGCTGTCGCTGACAAGCTCGATGTGCCGCAAGGCGCGCGCGCCGTCATCTCCGGCAGCTGCTCGGTGGCGACCAATGCGCAAGTCGCGCATTTCATCGCATCGGGCCGGCCCGGCTTCGCGATCGATCCGCTGCGCCTGGCGGACGGCGAAGATCTCATCGGGAAGGCGCTTGCATGGGCTGAGCCCCGGCTGGCCAATGCCGATGGACCGCCGCTCATCTATGCGACCGCTGCACCGGAAGCGGTCAAGACCGTGCAGGCACGCCTCGGCGTCGAACGCGCAGGCCATTTGGTCGAGGAAGCCCTTGCCGCTATCGCGTGCGGCCTGGTCGAACGCGGCGTGCGTCAGATGCTGGTGGCCGGCGGCGAGACATCGGGTGCGGTGGTCAAGGCGCTTGGCGTGACCGGCCTGCATATCGGTCCGCAGATCGATCCCGGCGTGCCGTGGACCACCACGCTGGGCGGCAAGCCGCTTGCGCTCGCGCTCAAGTCGGGCAACTTCGGCAGCGTGGATTTCTTCACCAAGGCTTGGAGTGTGCTGCAATGA
- a CDS encoding FadR/GntR family transcriptional regulator, whose amino-acid sequence MPERITKILQDLILKGTYPPKSRLPSEGEMALRFGVSRTVMREAVSRLKSEGLVESRQGSGVFVREAGPDRPFRIESSVLDSVQEVLQVAELRRGMESEIAALAAERASKEEIEEIGTRLAAIDADVAAGGDGVAADIEFHRSIARATGNPHFLALWDYLGQFLKGTIKLTRTWEAQRDETKQQVLDEHQAVYDAIVRRDANAAREAARKHMEMSSHRIRNIDPGFIAGGTKKPARRRTAKDRQ is encoded by the coding sequence ATGCCTGAACGCATCACGAAGATCCTCCAGGACCTCATCCTTAAAGGGACCTACCCGCCGAAATCCCGCCTTCCTTCCGAAGGCGAGATGGCACTGCGTTTCGGAGTCAGCCGCACCGTGATGCGCGAGGCTGTGTCCCGGCTGAAATCTGAAGGATTGGTGGAGTCGCGCCAAGGCAGCGGCGTCTTCGTGCGCGAAGCAGGACCAGACCGGCCATTCAGGATCGAGTCGAGCGTGCTGGATTCGGTACAGGAAGTACTGCAGGTAGCCGAGCTGCGGCGCGGCATGGAATCGGAGATTGCCGCACTGGCGGCGGAGCGCGCAAGCAAGGAGGAGATCGAGGAGATCGGCACGCGGCTGGCGGCGATCGACGCCGACGTGGCCGCAGGCGGCGACGGCGTAGCCGCCGATATCGAATTCCACCGCAGCATCGCGCGTGCCACCGGCAACCCGCATTTTCTTGCGCTATGGGACTATCTCGGCCAGTTTCTGAAAGGGACGATCAAGCTGACCCGCACGTGGGAAGCCCAACGCGACGAAACCAAGCAGCAGGTGCTCGACGAGCATCAGGCGGTCTATGACGCCATTGTCAGGCGCGACGCCAACGCTGCGCGCGAAGCTGCCCGCAAGCATATGGAAATGTCGTCTCACCGCATTCGCAACATCGATCCGGGTTTCATCGCGGGCGGGACGAAGAAGCCCGCCCGGCGGCGCACTGCAAAGGACAGGCAGTAA
- the denD gene encoding D-erythronate dehydrogenase codes for MEVLITGGAGLLGARLAKQLLERGTLADAQGKQASISKITLLDVVPAKGFSDPRINVVTGDIADAAMIEEVLTPRTSSVFHLAAIVSGQAEAEFELGMRINFDATRLILERARHNGNKPRVVFTSSVAVFGGDLPAQVPDTQVLTPQSSYGAQKIMGELLVNDYSRKGFIDGRALRMPTVCVRPGAPNKAASSFASGIIREPLNGIEAVCPVSADTPMWLQSPRYAINSLIHGHDIDGSAFGSSRALSLPGLATTVREMVAALERVAGANVVKRIRWEEDPAIIRIVNSWPGNFITKRGDAMGFQRDADFDSIIRSHIEDELGGKVAG; via the coding sequence ATGGAAGTTCTGATTACGGGAGGCGCGGGCCTCTTGGGAGCCCGATTGGCCAAGCAGTTGCTCGAGCGCGGCACGCTGGCGGATGCCCAAGGCAAGCAGGCATCGATTTCGAAGATTACGCTGCTGGACGTCGTACCGGCGAAGGGATTTTCCGATCCGCGTATCAATGTTGTCACCGGGGACATTGCGGACGCAGCCATGATCGAAGAGGTGCTGACGCCGCGGACCAGTTCCGTTTTTCATCTGGCAGCCATCGTCAGCGGCCAGGCGGAAGCGGAGTTCGAACTTGGCATGCGCATCAACTTCGATGCCACACGGCTGATCCTCGAGCGCGCCCGACACAACGGCAACAAGCCGCGCGTCGTGTTTACGTCCTCGGTCGCGGTGTTTGGCGGCGATTTGCCAGCGCAGGTGCCCGATACCCAAGTGCTTACGCCGCAGAGTTCCTATGGCGCGCAGAAGATAATGGGCGAACTGTTGGTCAACGATTACAGCCGCAAGGGCTTTATCGATGGCCGCGCACTGCGCATGCCGACTGTCTGCGTGCGTCCCGGCGCGCCGAACAAGGCTGCCTCCAGCTTCGCCAGCGGCATTATCCGCGAACCGCTCAACGGCATCGAGGCAGTATGTCCTGTCTCGGCCGATACTCCGATGTGGCTGCAGTCGCCGCGTTATGCGATCAACAGCCTGATCCATGGGCATGACATCGACGGCAGCGCATTCGGCAGCAGCCGCGCTCTCAGCCTCCCCGGCCTCGCCACCACGGTACGTGAAATGGTCGCGGCGTTAGAACGTGTTGCTGGCGCCAATGTCGTCAAGCGCATCCGATGGGAAGAAGATCCGGCAATCATTCGGATCGTGAACTCATGGCCCGGCAATTTCATCACGAAACGCGGCGATGCCATGGGCTTCCAACGGGATGCCGATTTCGACAGCATCATCCGCAGCCATATCGAGGATGAACTTGGTGGCAAGGTCGCGGGTTGA
- a CDS encoding FAS1-like dehydratase domain-containing protein — protein sequence MKMNGIDVPLLKQWVGRTQVCDDSTHPDRVNALAAVLDRKDIPKPEEGVPPLWHWIYFWTVAAQSELDDDGHPRRGGFLPPVPLPRRMWAGGRLTFLKPLQIGATVKRKSTIKAVEVKRGKSGDMVFVTVEHAIFDEGGIALIEEHDIVYRDAPQKDSQPVQAKLAPSSSEWSDIVRPDPLLLFRYSALTFNGHRIHYDRSYVTEVEAYPGLIVHGPLIATLLVELLHRKMPGVHLNTFSFRAVSPLFDIEQFEICGQPDADGTTVQLWARNARGELAMQAEATIAA from the coding sequence ATGAAGATGAATGGCATCGACGTACCATTATTGAAGCAATGGGTCGGCCGTACACAGGTATGTGACGACAGCACGCATCCCGACAGGGTAAATGCGTTAGCCGCTGTGCTGGACCGCAAGGATATTCCCAAGCCCGAAGAGGGAGTGCCGCCATTGTGGCACTGGATTTATTTCTGGACTGTAGCGGCCCAATCCGAACTGGACGACGACGGTCATCCGCGGCGTGGCGGCTTTCTGCCTCCGGTCCCGCTTCCCCGCAGGATGTGGGCCGGTGGCCGGCTGACATTCTTGAAGCCGCTGCAGATCGGCGCAACGGTGAAGCGCAAGTCCACCATCAAGGCGGTCGAAGTCAAGCGTGGCAAGAGCGGCGACATGGTGTTCGTCACTGTGGAACATGCGATTTTCGACGAGGGCGGTATCGCGCTGATCGAGGAACATGACATCGTCTATCGCGATGCACCGCAAAAAGACAGCCAGCCGGTGCAGGCAAAGCTCGCGCCCTCAAGTAGCGAGTGGTCCGACATCGTCAGGCCGGACCCGCTGCTTTTATTCCGGTATTCGGCGCTCACCTTCAACGGACACCGTATTCATTACGACCGCAGCTATGTGACCGAGGTCGAGGCCTATCCCGGCTTGATCGTGCATGGACCGCTTATTGCAACGCTACTGGTTGAACTCTTGCATCGGAAGATGCCTGGCGTGCATTTGAATACCTTCAGTTTCCGTGCGGTCAGCCCGCTATTCGACATAGAGCAGTTCGAAATCTGCGGACAGCCGGACGCCGACGGAACGACAGTGCAGTTGTGGGCCAGGAATGCGCGCGGCGAACTCGCGATGCAGGCGGAAGCCACCATTGCGGCCTGA